A region of the Pseudarthrobacter oxydans genome:
AAGGAGCATCCAAGTGACTGAACGCATCGTGCTGGCCTACTCAGGCGGCCTGGACACCTCAGTAGCCATCGGCTGGATCGGCGAAGCCACCGGCGCCGAGGTCATCGCCGTGGCGGTCGACGTCGGACAGGGCGGCGAGTCCCTGGAGACCATCCGCCAGCGTGCCCTCGGCTGCGGCGCCGTCGAAGCCTACGTGGCCGACGCCTCTGACGAGTTCGCCAACGAGTACTGCGTCCCCACGCTGAAGGCCAACGCCCTCTACCAGGGCCACTACCCCCTGGTTTCCGCCATCTCCCGCCCGGTGATCGTCAAGCACCTGGTCAAGGCGGCCCGTGAATTCGGCGCCACCACCGTTGCCCACGGCTGCACCGGCAAGGGCAACGACCAGGTCCGCTTCGAAGTGGGCATCCAGACCCTCGGCCCGGACCTGAAGTGCATCGCCCCGGTCCGCGACCTCGCCCTAACCCGCGACAAGGCCATCGCATTCGCCGAGGAAAAGGGCCTGCCCATCGAGACCACCAAGAAGAACCCGTACTCGATCGACCAGAACGTCTGGGGCCGCGCCGTCGAAACCGGCTACCTCGAGGACATCTGGAACGCCCCCACCAAGGACATCTACGACTACACCGCCACCCCGGAATTCCCGCCGGCACCGGATGAAGTCACCATCTCCTTCGAAGCCGGCGTGCCGGTGGCGATCGACGGCGTCAAGGTCACCCCGCTGCAGGCCATCAAGGAACTCAACCGCCGCGCCGGCGCCCAGGGCGTGGGCCGGATCGACGTCGTCGAAGACCGCCTGGTGGGCATCAAGTCCCGTGAAATCTACGAGGCCCCGGGCGCCATGGCGCTGATCACCGCGCACAAGCACCTCGAGGACATCACCATCGAGCGCGAGCAGGCCCGCTTCAAGGCCACCGTTGGCCAGCGCTGGGCCGAACTTGTCTACGACGGCCAGTGGTTCTCCCCGCTGAAGCGCTCCCTGGACGCCTTCATCGAGGACACCCAGAAGTACGTCTCCGGCGACATCCGGATGACCCTGCACGGCGGCCAGGCCATCGTCAACGGCCGCCGCTCCGACACCTCGCTTTACGACTTCAACCTCGCCACCTACGACACCGGCGACACCTTCGACCAGTCCATGGCACGCGGCTTCATCGAGCTGTGGGGCATGTCCGCCAAGGTTGCCTCCGGCCGCGACATCCGGGTCGCGGGAAAGTAAATGGTCTCGGCAACAAATGAAGGCGCTCTGTGGGGCGGCCGGTTCGCCGGCGGCCCCGCGGACGCCCTGGCAGCACTGAGCAAGTCCACGCATTTCGACTGGCGGCTGGCCCGCTACGACATCGCCGGGTCCAAGGCGCACGCCCGCGTCCTGCACAAGGCCGGGCTGCTGGATGCTGCCGAACTGGACGGCATGCTGGCTGCCCTGTCGCAGCTGGATGAGGACATTGCGTCCGGCGCCTACCTGCCCGCGGAGTCCGACGAGGACGTGCACGGCTCGCTGGAGCGCGGACTCATTGAGCGTGCCGGGACCCAGCTGGGCGGCAAGCTCCGCGCCGGCCGCTCGCGCAATGACCAGGTGGCCACGCTGGGCCGCATGTTCCTGCGTGACCACGCCAGGATCATCGCACGGGGCGTGCTGGCCACAGTGGACGCGCTGGTGGAACAGGCCAAGGCCCACCATGGTGTGGCCATGCCGGGCCGCACCCACCTGCAGCACGCCCAGCCGGTGCTGCTCAGCCACCACCTGCTGGCCCATGCCTGGGCGCTGCTGCGCGATGTGCAGCGGCTCCAGGACTGGGACAAGCGCGCCGGCGTTTCGCCCTACGGGTCGGGTGCCCTGGCGGGTTCCTCGCTAGGCCTGGACCCGGAGGCCGTGGCGGCGGACCTGGGCTTCTTCTCCGCCACGCACAACTCGATCGACGGCACCGCGTCCCGCGACGTCTTCGCCGAGTTTGCCTGGGTGTGCTCGATGATCGGCGTGGACCTGTCCAGGATTTCGGAGGAGGTCATCTTCTGGGCCACGAAGGAGTTCTCCTTTGTGACCCTGCACGATTCCTACTCCACCGGTTCCTCGATCATGCCCCAGAAGAAGAACCCGGATGTGGCGGAGCTGGCCCGCGGCAAGGCCGGCCGGCTGATCGGCAACCTCACCGGGCTGCTGGCCACGCTCAAGGGCCTGCCGCTGGCGTACAACCGCGACCTGCAGGAGGACAAGGAACCGGTGTTCGACGCCGCCGACACCCTGGAGCTGCTGCTCCCGGCCGTCTCCGGCATGATCGCGACGCTGAAGTTCAACACCGAACGGATGGAGTCCCTGGCACCCCAGGGCTTCGCGCTGGCCACGGACATCGCCGAATGGCTGGTCCGCCAAGGCGTGCCGTTCCGCGAGGCGCATGAACTCTCGGGCGCGGCCGTCAAGCAGGCGGAATCCCGCGGCGTGGAGCTGTGGGACCTGACGGACGAAGAGTACGCGGCCATCTCGGAGCACCTGACGCCGGAGGTCCGCACGGTCCTGTCCACGGAAGGTTCCCTGAACAGCCGCAACTCGCAGGGCGGAACGGCGCCGGCCGCCGTCGAACGCCAGCTCGCTGCGCTGGAAGCCGAACTTGCCGGCGTCCGGGAGTACGCCGGCTAGAACGCTCTCTCACTTAACGCGCCGTTTCTGCCAAGGCTCTCTCACTTTCCCTAAGAAAGTGAGAGAGCCTTGGCGATTTTCAAGCATCAAGTGAGAGAGCGTCGGGGGTTCACGCGGAGGACTCACCGCTACCATGGCGCAATGAGCGAAACCTTCCGGAAGTTCCTTCGCACCCTGCCCGACTTTCCATCCGACTTGCCCGGCTTCGACCCTGACAAGTCGCCGCAGGACCCGGTCCTGCTCTTTAAGCAGTGGTTGGACGAGGCCCTGGCGGCAGGGGAACCCCAGCCCCATGCCTGCAGCCTGGCCACCGTTGGCCGCGGTTCCGGCGGTGGGCAGCAACCGTCGTCGAGGATGCTGATCCTGAAGAACATCGACGACGACGGCTGGCACTTCGCCACGTCCCGCACCTCGCGCAAGGGCAGGGAACTGGGCGCCAACCCCTACGCCGCCCTGAACTTCTACTGGCCATCGCTGGGCCGGCAGGTCCGTGTGCTGGGTCCGGTGACGGAATTATCCGCGGAAGCTTCGTCCAGGGATTGGGCTGAACGGCCGCGTGCTGACGGCAGCGAAAACCCTGACTGGCAGCTCTATGCCATCCGCCCGGAGGAGATCGAGTTCTGGCAGGCCAGCCACGACGGCGCCCATATCCGCCACCGCCTGGGCGCGGACGGCGCACGGCTGGACTAGGCTGGGCGGCATGACCGCTCCCGAACCCGACCTCCTGCTCACCGGGCTTCACGCAGCTGCCGACGACGTCACCTCCGACGCCGCCAAGCTCACCGACGACGACGTGAAGGCTCCCTCCGCCCTGCCCGGCTGGACGCGGGGACACGTCCTTGCGCATCTCACGGGGATCTCCAACGCCATGGCCCGGCAGCTCGAGTACGCCGCCCGGGGGGAAACCATCGAGCTCTACGACGGCGGCATGGACGGCCGGAACAGGGCGATCGGCATGGCGGCCGGCCACGACGCCGCCACCCACAGGGCGGACCTGGCCGAGGCCCTGGAGCGGGTCCTGCGCGCGTTCGATGCGCTGCCGGGCATCAAGGACTCGTCGGCCAACCGCACCGGCTGGTGGGCGCCCATCTCCTATCGGGGTGGAGTGGTCCTGGACGGAGGCCTGGCCCTGTGGCGCGAGCTCGTCATCCATGACTCCGACCTCCTGACCGGCAGGGGACCGGAAACCTGGAGCCGGCCGTTTTGCGAGCACCTGTTCGATTTCCTCGCAGCCCGCGTCCCGCCAGGGGAGAAACTGGTGCTGCAGCCGCTTGGCCTGCCGCCCGTGACTGTCGGCAGCGGCAACCGGTCCACCGTGGTCAGCGGCATGGTCACTGATATCGCCGCGTGGCTGGCCGGCCGCGAACCCACGTTGGGGAGCCTGCGCGCTTCTGCAGCGGCCGACGGCGTGGACCTGCCGACGCTGCTGCCATGGCCGGCGGGAACGCCCGCGCCCAAGTGATTCAGGCGGCTTCGCGCGCCAGCAGGCTCTGTTTGATGGGCAGTCCCCACCGGAAGCCGCCCAGTGAACCGTCCGTGCGGATCACGCGGTGGCAGGGCACAAACAGGGCAGCCGCATTGAAGGCACAGGCGCTGGCGGCCGCCCGGACAGCTTTGGGGTTGCCGGCCAGCCCGGCGTACTCGGTGTACGTTACCGGGGAACCAGGCTGCACCAGCCGGAGCACATCCCACGCGTGGGCACGGAACGGCCCGGACTTCTGCCGCACGGGCACCCGCATGGCCGGCGCCGGATCGCCCGCATAAAACGCCTCCACGGCAGCCGAGATTTCCCCCAGGCTGGTGACCAGCTCAATCGAGGCCGGCCGCAGGGAAGGGTGGACCTGGCCGGTCAGGTCGCCGGGATTGCCGGTCCAGCCGCTGGAAAGGACCACGCCGTCCCGGGCAAGGATGGTGAACGGTCCGTCCGGGGTGGACATCTGGAGCAACTGGGCCTTCATCGGTTCGCCTTCTCTGTTGTGCCGGTGCCTGTTGTGCTGTTGACTGCCGCGGCAGGGCGCGCCGCCGCCCGCCACAGGTGCATGGTGGCATAGGAGCGCCACGGGCTGACGTCATGGAAGCCAGCGCTTGGGGCCGCAGCACCGTGGAAATCGGGTTCCGCATCCGCCACACCGCTCAGCGCCTTGATTCCGTTCCGCACCGCCGCATCGTTGGCAAGGAATATGTCCGGGGCGCCGAGCACCCGCATGGCGAGGTAGCCCACCGTCCATGGTCCAACCCCCGCCAGCGGCAGCAGCTTCGCGCCAAGGCTGGCCAGGTCG
Encoded here:
- a CDS encoding argininosuccinate synthase, coding for MTERIVLAYSGGLDTSVAIGWIGEATGAEVIAVAVDVGQGGESLETIRQRALGCGAVEAYVADASDEFANEYCVPTLKANALYQGHYPLVSAISRPVIVKHLVKAAREFGATTVAHGCTGKGNDQVRFEVGIQTLGPDLKCIAPVRDLALTRDKAIAFAEEKGLPIETTKKNPYSIDQNVWGRAVETGYLEDIWNAPTKDIYDYTATPEFPPAPDEVTISFEAGVPVAIDGVKVTPLQAIKELNRRAGAQGVGRIDVVEDRLVGIKSREIYEAPGAMALITAHKHLEDITIEREQARFKATVGQRWAELVYDGQWFSPLKRSLDAFIEDTQKYVSGDIRMTLHGGQAIVNGRRSDTSLYDFNLATYDTGDTFDQSMARGFIELWGMSAKVASGRDIRVAGK
- a CDS encoding pyridoxal 5'-phosphate synthase, with translation MSETFRKFLRTLPDFPSDLPGFDPDKSPQDPVLLFKQWLDEALAAGEPQPHACSLATVGRGSGGGQQPSSRMLILKNIDDDGWHFATSRTSRKGRELGANPYAALNFYWPSLGRQVRVLGPVTELSAEASSRDWAERPRADGSENPDWQLYAIRPEEIEFWQASHDGAHIRHRLGADGARLD
- the argH gene encoding argininosuccinate lyase: MVSATNEGALWGGRFAGGPADALAALSKSTHFDWRLARYDIAGSKAHARVLHKAGLLDAAELDGMLAALSQLDEDIASGAYLPAESDEDVHGSLERGLIERAGTQLGGKLRAGRSRNDQVATLGRMFLRDHARIIARGVLATVDALVEQAKAHHGVAMPGRTHLQHAQPVLLSHHLLAHAWALLRDVQRLQDWDKRAGVSPYGSGALAGSSLGLDPEAVAADLGFFSATHNSIDGTASRDVFAEFAWVCSMIGVDLSRISEEVIFWATKEFSFVTLHDSYSTGSSIMPQKKNPDVAELARGKAGRLIGNLTGLLATLKGLPLAYNRDLQEDKEPVFDAADTLELLLPAVSGMIATLKFNTERMESLAPQGFALATDIAEWLVRQGVPFREAHELSGAAVKQAESRGVELWDLTDEEYAAISEHLTPEVRTVLSTEGSLNSRNSQGGTAPAAVERQLAALEAELAGVREYAG
- a CDS encoding methylated-DNA--[protein]-cysteine S-methyltransferase — translated: MKAQLLQMSTPDGPFTILARDGVVLSSGWTGNPGDLTGQVHPSLRPASIELVTSLGEISAAVEAFYAGDPAPAMRVPVRQKSGPFRAHAWDVLRLVQPGSPVTYTEYAGLAGNPKAVRAAASACAFNAAALFVPCHRVIRTDGSLGGFRWGLPIKQSLLAREAA
- a CDS encoding maleylpyruvate isomerase family mycothiol-dependent enzyme, which produces MTAPEPDLLLTGLHAAADDVTSDAAKLTDDDVKAPSALPGWTRGHVLAHLTGISNAMARQLEYAARGETIELYDGGMDGRNRAIGMAAGHDAATHRADLAEALERVLRAFDALPGIKDSSANRTGWWAPISYRGGVVLDGGLALWRELVIHDSDLLTGRGPETWSRPFCEHLFDFLAARVPPGEKLVLQPLGLPPVTVGSGNRSTVVSGMVTDIAAWLAGREPTLGSLRASAAADGVDLPTLLPWPAGTPAPK